A single region of the Xiphophorus maculatus strain JP 163 A chromosome 3, X_maculatus-5.0-male, whole genome shotgun sequence genome encodes:
- the trpv5 gene encoding transient receptor potential cation channel subfamily V member 5: protein MSPSLARSAPSELNHWWTQLRFRLQNKKGWSEMLDETFLYYTKNINDIPLFYAAKNNSVGCIKKLLSCSSTNIFERGSLGETALHVAVMNDNLDAAVALMDGAPDLINEPMTSELFQGVTPLHIAVVNQNLNLVRHLISRGGDAINPRVTGLYFKKRMGGHLYFGEHTLSFAACTGNEDIITMLIDAGASTRIQDYLGNTLLHILVLQPNKTTACQAIDLILTRDAELDQPVPLDMVPNNRGLTPFKLAAKEGNIVVFQHLVNKRRVLQWSLGPLSSHLYDLTEIDSWADNMSVLEVIVGSQKREARGILEVTPVKQLVSMKWNLYGKHYLRLLLALYLLYILTFTVCCMCRPLKDAERNYTDTDLDKTIRVQKTFNESYVTYGDSLRLAGEVISVLGAILILLLEIPDILRVGAKRYFGQTALGGPFHVILISYAALVVLLCVFRACEVHREREVMALCLVLGWCNVMFFARGFEMLGPYVIMIQKVIFGDLTKFMWLSAIVLVGFSTALWTVYMTQVPGSIPAYTSFPITLFSLFELSVGLIDLPVDHTFTTPPIIHVLHFCFSVFCYTLLINLLIAMMSDTHWRVAQERDELWRTQVVATTLMLERRLPRCLWPRLGVCGLSYGLKERWYLRVEDRNDPMMQKMRRYVKVFSSLNEMEGSEKSDSTKDVPVRERQNTGKRKAQAGWEMIRNSALGLEMEQEEPVDIQDIRYV from the exons ATGTCTCCGTCTCTGGCTAGATCTGCTCCCAGCGAGCTCAACCACTGGTGGACCCAGCTGAGGTTTCGCCTTCAGAACAAAAAAGGATGGAGCGAAATGCTGGATGAAACATTTCTCTACTACACCAAAAA CATAAATGACATTCCTCTCTTCTACGCGGCTAAAAACAACAGTGTTGGTTGCATAAAGAAGCTACTGAGCTGTTCTTCCACCAACATATTTGAGAGAG GATCCCTCGGAGAGACGGCTCTTCACGTTGCTGTGATGAACGATAACCTGGACGCTGCCGTGGCTCTGATGGACGGAGCTCCTGACCTCATCAATGAGCCCATGACCTCTGAGCTTTTTCAAG GTGTCACTCCTCTCCACATTGCTGTAGTGAACCAGAACCTCAACCTGGTTCGTCATCTGATCAGCCGTGGAGGAGACGCCATCAACCCGCGAGTCACTGGTCTGTATTTCAAGAAGAGGATGGGAGGACATTTGTACTTCG GTGAGCACACCTTGTCTTTTGCTGCTTGTACCGGTAATGAGGACATCATCACCATGCTGATCGATGCTGGGGCCAGCACCAGGATCCAAGACTATCTAG GAAACACACTGCTTCACATTTTAGTCCTGCAGCCCAATAAGACCACAGCGTGCCAAGCCATTGACCTAATATTAACCCGTGATGCGGAGCTGGACCAGCCGGTGCCTCTTGACATGGTGCCCAACAACAGAGGCCTCACACCTTTCAAGCTGGCTGCCAAGGAGGGAAACATCGTG GTGTTTCAGCACCTGGTTAATAAAAGGCGCGTCCTCCAGTGGAGCCTGGGCCCCTTGAGCTCCCACCTGTACGACCTGACTGAAATCGACTCATGGGCTGACAACATGTCGGTGCTGGAAGTCATAGTGGGCAGCCAGAAGAGAGAG gcgAGGGGGATTCTGGAGGTGACTCCTGTGAAGCAGCTGGTCAGCATGAAGTGGAATCTGTATGGGAAACATTATCTCAG ATTGCTTCTGGCCCTGTATCTCCTGTACATACTGACCTTCACCGTGTGCTGTATGTGCCGCCCTCTAAAGGACGCTGAGAGGAACTACACCGACACGGACCTGGACAAAACCATCCGGGTTCAGAAGACCTTCAAT GAGAGTTATGTGACTTATGGGGACAGTCTGCGGCTGGCTGGAGAGGTCATCAGCGTCCTGGGAGCTATACTCATACTGCTGTTGGAG ATCCCTGATATACTGAGAGTCGGAGCAAAGCGTTACTTCGGCCAGACGGCATTGGGAGGACCCTTCCATGTCATACT AATAAGCTACGCGGCCTTGGtggtgctgctgtgtgtgttcaGAGCATGTGAGGTGCACAGGGAAAGGGAAGTGATGGCGCTGTGTCTGGTTCTTGGCTGGTGCAACGTCATGTTCTTCGCTCGCGGGTTTGAAATGCTCGGCCCGTACGTCATCATGATACAGAAG GTTATATTTGGAGACCTGACAAAGTTTATGTGGCTGAGTGCCATTGTCCTCGTCGGTTTTTCCACCG CTCTTTGGACGGTATACATGACCCAAGTCCCAGGTTCTATCCCTGCATACACGTCCTTCCCCATCACTCTCTTCTCCCTGTTTGAACTCAGCGTGGGTCTGATCGACTTGCCTGTGGATCACACTTTCACAACACCCCCCATCATCCACGTGCTGCacttctgcttctctgtgttctgCTACACCCTGCTGATCAACCTGCTGATCGCCATGATGAGTGACACACACTGGAGGGTGGCCCAAGAGAGAGACGAGCTCTGGAGGACTCAG GTTGTAGCCACAACTCTGATGCTGGAGAGGAGGCTTCCTCGCTGTCTGTGGCCTCGGCTCGGCGTGTGTGGGCTCAGCTACGGCCTTAAAGAGCGCTGGTATCTCAG GGTTGAAGACAGGAACGACCCAATGATGCAAAAGATGCGACGCTACGTCAAGGTCTTCTCTAGTTTGAATGAAATGGAGGGCAGTGAAAAGTCAGACTCAACAAAGGACGTCCCGGTGCGCGAACGCCAAAACACAGGCAAGAGGAAGGCACAGGCGGGGTGGGAGATGATTCGAAACAGCGCTTTAGGTTTGGAGATGGAGCAGGAGGAGCCAGTGGACATCCAGGACATCAGATACGTATAA
- the LOC102219303 gene encoding natural killer cells antigen CD94-like isoform X3 yields MYIKFFRSYFEDKKEKPDEAKLSVELEGKKGKQDEGKTGLYRLLCFILAIICLILLVVVVVLGVKLQTESTLCQGNDRFNDQQSPSPSCSLEICQHRFPKMTFKKLPCRQCASGWLTFGTSCFFLSTTRLTWSESQKNCSSGGGSLAIVSSQTVQNFLTRKGNLKYWIGLRHEDSTWNWVNNNELQQSYWTEAVHNGDCAYLNSDGPVEKNWDRASCQSTTYFICQLQF; encoded by the exons ATGTACATCAAATTTTTTCGCAGCTATTTTGAGgataaaaaagagaaaccagATGAAGCAAAATTGTCGGTTGAGCTGGAGGGAAAGAAAG GCAAACAGGATGAAGGAAAAACAGGACTCTACCGTCTGTTGTGTTTTATCCTCGCAATAATCTGCCTCATTCTTCTCGTAGTTGTTGTCGTTCTCGGTGTGAAAC TCCAAACTGAATCCACACTCTGCCAAGGAAATGACAGATTTAATGACCAACAAAGTCCTTCTCCATCATGCAGCCTGGAAATCTGCCAGCACCGCTTCCCAAAGATGACATTCAAGA AGCTTCCCTGCCGGCAGTGCGCTAGCGGCTGGCTCACCTTTGGCACATCCTGTTTTTTCTTGTCCACCACCAGACTGACCTGGTCCGAGAGTCAGAAGAACTGCAGCTCAGGAGGAGGATCTCTGGCTATTGTTTCCAGCCAGACTGTTCAG AATTTCCTCACAAGGAAAGGGAATCTGAAGTACTGGATTGGACTGAGACATGAAGACTCTACATGGAACTGGGTCAACAACAATGAACTCCAACAGAG CTATTGGACTGAAGCTGTACACAACGGAGACTGTGCCTATCTGAACAGTGACGGCCCAGTTGAGAAGAACTGGGACAGAGCTTCCTGTCAATCCACCACCTACTTCATCTGTCAGCTGCAGTTCTGA
- the LOC102219303 gene encoding natural killer cells antigen CD94-like isoform X1, with protein MEMQEIPTESPQSNEEEGTGELEVITQEEAEPVRYESLQSPSEDVYVEAFPPAVKPGDGKQDEGKTGLYRLLCFILAIICLILLVVVVVLGVKLQTESTLCQGNDRFNDQQSPSPSCSLEICQHRFPKMTFKKLPCRQCASGWLTFGTSCFFLSTTRLTWSESQKNCSSGGGSLAIVSSQTVQNFLTRKGNLKYWIGLRHEDSTWNWVNNNELQQSYWTEAVHNGDCAYLNSDGPVEKNWDRASCQSTTYFICQLQF; from the exons ATGGAGATGCAGGAGATCCCCACAGAGAGCCCACAAAGCAATGAAGAGGAGGGAACAGGTGAGCTGGAGGTGATAACTCAAG agGAAGCAGAACCAGTTCGTTACGAAAGCCTGCAAAGTCCGTCAGAGGATGTCTATGTAGAAGCCTTTCCTCCAGCAGTCAAACCAGGAGATG GCAAACAGGATGAAGGAAAAACAGGACTCTACCGTCTGTTGTGTTTTATCCTCGCAATAATCTGCCTCATTCTTCTCGTAGTTGTTGTCGTTCTCGGTGTGAAAC TCCAAACTGAATCCACACTCTGCCAAGGAAATGACAGATTTAATGACCAACAAAGTCCTTCTCCATCATGCAGCCTGGAAATCTGCCAGCACCGCTTCCCAAAGATGACATTCAAGA AGCTTCCCTGCCGGCAGTGCGCTAGCGGCTGGCTCACCTTTGGCACATCCTGTTTTTTCTTGTCCACCACCAGACTGACCTGGTCCGAGAGTCAGAAGAACTGCAGCTCAGGAGGAGGATCTCTGGCTATTGTTTCCAGCCAGACTGTTCAG AATTTCCTCACAAGGAAAGGGAATCTGAAGTACTGGATTGGACTGAGACATGAAGACTCTACATGGAACTGGGTCAACAACAATGAACTCCAACAGAG CTATTGGACTGAAGCTGTACACAACGGAGACTGTGCCTATCTGAACAGTGACGGCCCAGTTGAGAAGAACTGGGACAGAGCTTCCTGTCAATCCACCACCTACTTCATCTGTCAGCTGCAGTTCTGA
- the LOC102219303 gene encoding natural killer cells antigen CD94-like isoform X2, translated as MEMQEIPTESPQSNEEEGTEEAEPVRYESLQSPSEDVYVEAFPPAVKPGDGKQDEGKTGLYRLLCFILAIICLILLVVVVVLGVKLQTESTLCQGNDRFNDQQSPSPSCSLEICQHRFPKMTFKKLPCRQCASGWLTFGTSCFFLSTTRLTWSESQKNCSSGGGSLAIVSSQTVQNFLTRKGNLKYWIGLRHEDSTWNWVNNNELQQSYWTEAVHNGDCAYLNSDGPVEKNWDRASCQSTTYFICQLQF; from the exons ATGGAGATGCAGGAGATCCCCACAGAGAGCCCACAAAGCAATGAAGAGGAGGGAACAG agGAAGCAGAACCAGTTCGTTACGAAAGCCTGCAAAGTCCGTCAGAGGATGTCTATGTAGAAGCCTTTCCTCCAGCAGTCAAACCAGGAGATG GCAAACAGGATGAAGGAAAAACAGGACTCTACCGTCTGTTGTGTTTTATCCTCGCAATAATCTGCCTCATTCTTCTCGTAGTTGTTGTCGTTCTCGGTGTGAAAC TCCAAACTGAATCCACACTCTGCCAAGGAAATGACAGATTTAATGACCAACAAAGTCCTTCTCCATCATGCAGCCTGGAAATCTGCCAGCACCGCTTCCCAAAGATGACATTCAAGA AGCTTCCCTGCCGGCAGTGCGCTAGCGGCTGGCTCACCTTTGGCACATCCTGTTTTTTCTTGTCCACCACCAGACTGACCTGGTCCGAGAGTCAGAAGAACTGCAGCTCAGGAGGAGGATCTCTGGCTATTGTTTCCAGCCAGACTGTTCAG AATTTCCTCACAAGGAAAGGGAATCTGAAGTACTGGATTGGACTGAGACATGAAGACTCTACATGGAACTGGGTCAACAACAATGAACTCCAACAGAG CTATTGGACTGAAGCTGTACACAACGGAGACTGTGCCTATCTGAACAGTGACGGCCCAGTTGAGAAGAACTGGGACAGAGCTTCCTGTCAATCCACCACCTACTTCATCTGTCAGCTGCAGTTCTGA
- the LOC102218859 gene encoding early activation antigen CD69-like isoform X3, translating to MYIKFFRSYVEDKKEKPDEAELSVELEGEEGKQDEGKTGLYRMLCLILTIICLILLILVFVLGVKLQTGSTVCSGNSRFGDQQNPTCSFEDCQNRFPKSQFNKLPCRQCASGWLTFGKSCFFLSTTRLTWSESQKNCSSSGGSLAIVSSQNVQNFLTKKGELKYWIGLKHEDSTWNWVNSSKLQQSYWTEAVHNGDCAYLNSDGPVEKNWDRASCQSTTYFICQLQF from the exons ATGTACATCAAATTTTTTCGCAGCTATGTTGAGgataaaaaagagaaaccagATGAGGCAGAATTGTCCGTGGAGCTGGAGGGAGAGGAAG GCAAACAGGATGAAGGAAAAACAGGACTCTATCGGATGCTGTGTTTAATCCTCACAATAATCTGCCTCATTCTTCTCATTCTGGTTTTTGTCCTCGGTGTGAAAC TCCAAACTGGATCCACAGTCTGCTCAGGGAACAGCAGATTCGGGGACCAACAAAATCCAACATGCAGCTTTGAGGACTGTCAGAACCGCTTCCCAAAGAGTCAGTTCAACA AGCTTCCCTGCCGGCAGTGCGCTAGCGGCTGGCTCACCTTTGGCAAATCCTGTTTTTTCCTGTCCACCACCAGACTGACCTGGTCCGAGAGTCAGAAGAACTGCAGCTCCAGTGGAGGATCTCTGGCTATTGTTTCCAGCCAGAATGTTCAG AACTTTCTGACAAAGAAAGGGGAACTGAAATATTGGATTGGGCTGAAACATGAAGACTCCACATGGAACTGGGTCAACAGCAGTAAGCTGCAGCAGAG cTATTGGACTGAAGCTGTACACAACGGAGACTGTGCCTATCTGAACAGTGACGGCCCAGTTGAGAAGAACTGGGACAGAGCTTCCTGTCAATCCACCACCTACTTCATCTGTCAGCTTCAGTTCTGA
- the LOC102218859 gene encoding natural killer cells antigen CD94-like isoform X2 has protein sequence MEMQEIPRESPKSSREEGAGEPMLKVITQEEAEPDHYEELQSPSENVYVEALHPTVKSRTGKQDEGKTGLYRMLCLILTIICLILLILVFVLGVKLQTGSTVCSGNSRFGDQQNPTCSFEDCQNRFPKSQFNKLPCRQCASGWLTFGKSCFFLSTTRLTWSESQKNCSSSGGSLAIVSSQNVQKGELKYWIGLKHEDSTWNWVNSSKLQQSYWTEAVHNGDCAYLNSDGPVEKNWDRASCQSTTYFICQLQF, from the exons ATGGAGATGCAGGAGATCCCCAGAGAGAGCCcaaaaagcagcagagaggagggAGCAGGTGAGCCGATGCTGAAGGTGATAACTCAAG agGAAGCAGAACCAGACCATTACGAAGAACTGCAAAGTCCATCGGAGAATGTCTATGTAGAAGCCTTACATCCGACAGTCAAATCAAGAACAG GCAAACAGGATGAAGGAAAAACAGGACTCTATCGGATGCTGTGTTTAATCCTCACAATAATCTGCCTCATTCTTCTCATTCTGGTTTTTGTCCTCGGTGTGAAAC TCCAAACTGGATCCACAGTCTGCTCAGGGAACAGCAGATTCGGGGACCAACAAAATCCAACATGCAGCTTTGAGGACTGTCAGAACCGCTTCCCAAAGAGTCAGTTCAACA AGCTTCCCTGCCGGCAGTGCGCTAGCGGCTGGCTCACCTTTGGCAAATCCTGTTTTTTCCTGTCCACCACCAGACTGACCTGGTCCGAGAGTCAGAAGAACTGCAGCTCCAGTGGAGGATCTCTGGCTATTGTTTCCAGCCAGAATGTTCAG AAAGGGGAACTGAAATATTGGATTGGGCTGAAACATGAAGACTCCACATGGAACTGGGTCAACAGCAGTAAGCTGCAGCAGAG cTATTGGACTGAAGCTGTACACAACGGAGACTGTGCCTATCTGAACAGTGACGGCCCAGTTGAGAAGAACTGGGACAGAGCTTCCTGTCAATCCACCACCTACTTCATCTGTCAGCTTCAGTTCTGA
- the LOC102218859 gene encoding early activation antigen CD69-like isoform X1 translates to MEMQEIPRESPKSSREEGAGEPMLKVITQEEAEPDHYEELQSPSENVYVEALHPTVKSRTGKQDEGKTGLYRMLCLILTIICLILLILVFVLGVKLQTGSTVCSGNSRFGDQQNPTCSFEDCQNRFPKSQFNKLPCRQCASGWLTFGKSCFFLSTTRLTWSESQKNCSSSGGSLAIVSSQNVQNFLTKKGELKYWIGLKHEDSTWNWVNSSKLQQSYWTEAVHNGDCAYLNSDGPVEKNWDRASCQSTTYFICQLQF, encoded by the exons ATGGAGATGCAGGAGATCCCCAGAGAGAGCCcaaaaagcagcagagaggagggAGCAGGTGAGCCGATGCTGAAGGTGATAACTCAAG agGAAGCAGAACCAGACCATTACGAAGAACTGCAAAGTCCATCGGAGAATGTCTATGTAGAAGCCTTACATCCGACAGTCAAATCAAGAACAG GCAAACAGGATGAAGGAAAAACAGGACTCTATCGGATGCTGTGTTTAATCCTCACAATAATCTGCCTCATTCTTCTCATTCTGGTTTTTGTCCTCGGTGTGAAAC TCCAAACTGGATCCACAGTCTGCTCAGGGAACAGCAGATTCGGGGACCAACAAAATCCAACATGCAGCTTTGAGGACTGTCAGAACCGCTTCCCAAAGAGTCAGTTCAACA AGCTTCCCTGCCGGCAGTGCGCTAGCGGCTGGCTCACCTTTGGCAAATCCTGTTTTTTCCTGTCCACCACCAGACTGACCTGGTCCGAGAGTCAGAAGAACTGCAGCTCCAGTGGAGGATCTCTGGCTATTGTTTCCAGCCAGAATGTTCAG AACTTTCTGACAAAGAAAGGGGAACTGAAATATTGGATTGGGCTGAAACATGAAGACTCCACATGGAACTGGGTCAACAGCAGTAAGCTGCAGCAGAG cTATTGGACTGAAGCTGTACACAACGGAGACTGTGCCTATCTGAACAGTGACGGCCCAGTTGAGAAGAACTGGGACAGAGCTTCCTGTCAATCCACCACCTACTTCATCTGTCAGCTTCAGTTCTGA
- the LOC102218600 gene encoding gamma-aminobutyric acid receptor-associated protein-like 1 — protein MGSQYQRSVPLEVRRAEGERVRAKHPDKIPIIVERASRSRAPELDKKKYLVPSDLTVGQLCFLIRQRLSLRPEDALFFFVNNSLPPSSCPLSTVYEEHHEEDLFLYMTYSNESVYGA, from the exons atgggAAGTCAATATCAGCGCTCTGTACCGCTGGAGGTGAGGAGAGCAGAAGGAGAGAGAGTTCGAGCCAAACATCCTGACAAGATACCG ATCATTGTGGAGAGGGCGTCGAGGTCACGCGCTCCCGAGCTCGACAAGAAGAAGTACCTGGTGCCGTCGGATTTAACAG tggGCCAGTTGTGCTTTCTGATTCGTCAGCGTTTGTCTTTGAGACCAGAAGATGCGCTCTTCTTCTTTGTCAACAACTCTCTCCCTCCATCCAGCTGTCCGCTCTCAACTGTATACGAG GAGCACCACGAGGAGGACCTGTTTCTTTACATGACATACAGCAACGAGAGCGTGTACGGTgcctga